The Raphanus sativus cultivar WK10039 chromosome 6, ASM80110v3, whole genome shotgun sequence sequence GAGAGGGTGGAGGTGATCGCCTGAGAAAGAGTTTCCATGGCGGCGGCGAAGAAACTGAGGTAACCGTACCGATCggatctttgttttttttcttttgtcttcaGTCAACTAATGAGTGGAGAGGGATGTTTTTGACTAAAAACCCTTTGAGACTAACGAAGAAGTACAAAACAGACGGATCTTAAGATTCTCTTCCCTAATAACTTTTGTCTgcgattcttttcttttttttttcttttttcaagtAAAATTGTAAAATCTCCATTATTGTAAGGTGTTCTTGTTTTTCCactaaaagttttttattttgtgaaaaagTCCATTTATATTCTTCCTGTTTAATGATATTAGATTATTCTTAGCTAGAAGTGTggagattttaaagttttattgcTTTCAAAAACATtatcagaaaaataaattaaataaaattcattcaGTGGTAGAAAATTGGAATGTATTTGGTTAATATGTATTAAGTGAACTACGTGTGGTCGGGTGGTGTACGGTGTCGTAAGTATTTTTAAAAGACCTGGATTCGAATCCACTCTATTCAGATTTACCCATCTATATGGTCAGGCGATAGGAGTTTTAATTTCCCTTGCGAGAAATTGGATCTGACTGGCGCCAGTGATCAAGCTTTCAGAAAATTAGTCGGTTGAGACATGGGACATGGTCCGTCGGGGGGACACCCCTGAATTAtcacaaaaaaaatgtatctaactgatgtaatttttttactgtttaTGTACCAACAATGTTTTGTcaatgtttattttagtttattatttaattaacgtAGAgttaggggtgtcaaaatgagttacaactcatgagttagctcagctcagctcattTTTTCATGAGTATGATCACTATATTTTaggctcatttaataaatgagtttaatGATCGAGCTTAAAAAAGATCACGAGTTATATGAACGATCGTTAATGAACATGAGCTGACTCATGAGCTCGTTCATTTCTtatgaaaaagataatttttatatttatcatatttattttaaaacgggaaatcgaccaaaaaaacactgaactttgcGGGAATTGCCAAAAGAAACCTGAACATATGGGCTggtcaaacaaaacacaaacttttcattgactttagaattaattaacaatgttttcgttgacttgccaatttagcacgccgtcagcaaatttaacagaaaaaatgaCATCGTTAAATGTTGGTGTTaggtgaaacgacgtcgttttgaaataagatgaaacgacgtcgttttacatgatttcaaaataaaatcaagtcgACCATTGGGTTGGGTTTGAACCCAGGTTGTTTGGACCAAATGACAAGGTACTTTACCACTAGGCTAGTGGCTCAATCATTGAAACTATTAACACATTTAGTTATATTTGGTActgattgaatataaaaaaattatctaaaaacttaaaaagatctttaaaatttctaaaaactgaaaaattaattccaaaaagaaatatttcatttttcggattataaaaaaattgaaaaaaaatcgaaaaaaattccaaaaagttaaaatatttcaaatcggaaaacatataatcagaaactataaaaaataatttttattattattattattgttttttttatagtttcttattatatgttttcagatttgaaaatttttatcacttttttttgaattttttttcgaattattttattttttcaaattttcttttaataatttgaaaaatgaaaattttctttttggcatttttataaaaaaaataaaaaaataaaaaaattattttttatagattctgattatttcagattcaaatttctttataatttttttttgttatttttcgatttttttttatttttttcatttttttaatcttaaatgaaaattttctttttttggaatttgtttttaaaaatgtaaaatttggaagatttttgatttttaaaagtaaaaataaaattttatttttaatttcaatttcaaaattaattttataaaaaaaatctttatttttcaaaattttggaattttaaagactttttaaatttttagagaatttttatattcaaaatcaataCCAAATAAAAGCAAACGTGTTTGTTCATACATTGAATGTGCCACTAGCATAGTGGTAAAATACCTTGCCATTTGATCCAAACAACCTGTGTTCGAACCTCGGAGTCtaccttttttttattttcaaatcaaataaaacgaaacgacgtcgtttcacttaacGTCAACAGTTAACGTTGAGTTAACGCTGTTTTAACTCTCGTTTAACGGTGTGCTAATTTGGCCAGTCAATcgtaagtttcttaataatctaaataagtcaacaaaagttcagACTTTTATTGGTCAGACAAGTGTACAGGTTTCTGTTGGCAATTCCtgcaaagttcagtgtttttttggctGATTTCccattttaaaactaaaatgtaaagtatacataagtaatataggagtaaaacttttaaaagttatctatactttttccgaagaaagaaaaaagagactatcctgtttagaaattatcaaaatcttCTATATAAACCCACGTTAACCATATCATCTTTCTCACAAATTTCATTGATCTCAAATTTGATATACGTCTCCTCTCACTTTGCTTATCGTAACTCAGAACTCACGGtaaattatttatgattaatagttttattaaattttgaataataccATAGAAGTAATTTTAtcgatgtttaatttaatatagttataattattttgtgttagatcacgagttagctcatttaactcatgatctagATGATCCGAGTACGAGTTTATATATTGAagctcatataataaatgagctgATCTGAGCTAACTCATAAAAGAACCGAGCTTACtatgagctgagctgagctgAGCTGAGCGAGCTatctcattttgacacccctacgTAGAGTTGACATATCTGCAGTGCACCTTTATTGAGTGGATGATTCCGGATAAAacttttgttaaattatttgaaGAAGGAGATCTCTTATTTCGAACTTTAGTTAATGatttaaacaacaaaaagaaactttAGTAAGTGATCTCGGGAATAAATGCTTAAAAATCGATACCCCTTATATTTGAATCTGATGCTTCTATTTGGTTCAAGAAGTCAGAGGGATTTATTTAactcttaaatataaatcataagtctagattaattaatcatataataaaaatatttttttaatgaaacattttgatcattttgacttttatatattatatttatgataaaaaatttcatattatcctaaaatatttttcttattttagaataatttatatttaaaatataattatttattctctTAACTTTTAGTCAAatcttaatatattattaaaattagtcaaataatttttatagcTAGGTAAATTGaagttaaaatttaatatttaattacatTTTGTAAATAGAACATGAATTTTTgttatatcttatattttaatggttaatagtttcatattcatatataattatttattatacttTATTAATCTGATCCATAGTTCAACCATGGTCGATCCAGTCTGACTAACTAGAGAGTAATCCGGTTTAGCATTGCATCTCACACACTCATGGTAATGGTCTTTCTCAATTCGTTATTCAgcaatcaatatatttacaacACACCCCTATCATCAAAAGCCTCTTGATTATGCACATAATGCAATCAGAAGGCATAAGACATTATGAAAACGATTGCAAATAAGCTGTCCTCTCATATAatgatgattaaattatatttatgcaTATAATGTTAACTGAAATGATAATAGctaagcaaaaaaagaagaacaagagtacagatcaaaacaattcagaattcatcaaacaagctttTCATATGGTCATCAAAGAATCCACCAAAATGTAACAATCACACTGACCGTAAACCACCACCGGCTTGCAAAGCTTCTTGCAGAGATGTCACAGCACCTTCGTAGTTTAAGAAACCCATGAACCAGAACTCATGATTGTCTACCGATATTACCTGTATGTACTTCTCTGCAGGGTTCACGATGCTTGTTGATGGATTCACTGCTTTGAGTTGATGTAATGGTATCACTACCTGTTTAGCAAACAATACACTAATGTCTTAGTTACTCATCAGCGTAACAAGGTTAATAGAAATATGAGTAAACAAGAGATGAAAGCTGATGCTATCGTATTACTACTCCCACAAATCCTCCACAAAAAGTACAATAAATTCATCATGAAGGCAGAACAAGTCAAGATTGTTTGTCAATCTAATTCAATCACACTCTAAGGCAGCTCACTAGTTACTCACATATTAAGCATCTAACAAAGAAGACACAAAGTGTTACTGTAGCAAGTTAAATGCACTGAATCTGAAGTTCATGACTTTATGACTTggatatattataatttatatataaaaacatgatGATGTCAAAACAAGTGAATCTTAAATTCCATGGCTCTATCACTACAAGGCAGCTCGGAGACATTTTTCTTAAGCAGCTACTAGCTTAGCAGATCACACATGGTTAGTAATCACAGAGGTGATATGGTGCTACAATCCTGATTATACAAGATGCATGGCATTATTTACCTTGTAGTAGCTCCATTCAGTTTGACCACCATTCTTGTAAGAGAGGGGGTTGTCACTACAGTAAGCAAGCTTGGCAGAGGATATATATAGAACTCCCATAACTGGCCCAGCTGAGGTCGACAAGTAACATGCAAAAGAATTTAGAAGCTGCTCTTCAGGAACGGTCTCGAAGGTTTGTCGGAAGATCTTCTCGTATCCTCCTTCTGCAAGGACCTTAGTGCTCTGCGCAATTCTTCCCATAGCGGCATCCGCAAAACTCGGAGCAGTTCTCACTGATTGATATAGAAGATTATTAGAGAGATCACTAGAAGTTATCCAGAATGAAAAATTCAAGAGAAACGAACAAGACACATCGAATCAAGGAAGAACCAGTTAGAGTTCACACATAAACACTATAAGCGTAAATTAAATCGTGTAAATTTTGTAAACACAAATCCAAAGTTTCAGCCAATCCTAGGTAGAAGCACTATGCAGGCATTAGACATTTCTCTCAAACTCCATCGCTCAAACATTTATCCAACTCACTAAGAACTTCAGTCGTTCAGAGTGAAACGACTTTATGCGGATGATATACTCTAAAGAAAATATCACTCAAACAAATCTTGAATGAAAAATGAACAATCAATCCAATAAAGGAAGAGAGTTCACACAAACAGTTTAAACGTAAGCTAAAGTGTGTAAATTTTCTCAATCCCAAAAAGTCAATTTCTTTAGCTAGTCATCAGACATTTCCCATCAACATCCATTGCTCAAGTTAACATTCTtcaatacaaaaacaaaagacttTATGATTACGCCAACTACGACTCGACTCCCTATCCCTTACACACGAAAATCACGAATAACCTTGCCCCATTCTCAAACTGATATTAACAAATTTAGCTCATAATTCACCAAAGGTTGTCGCTTTTGTTAATGTTCATCCAAGGTATCATATTCCAAGTTCCAAATAATCTACTAGATATCAAAAGTGAGTGCAAacataacaaattaaatatctgATTCAAACGAGATAcgaaataaagttaaaaaaaaaaaaaaattaacacaaaAACAGTTTAAACGTAAACTAAAAAGGTCAAAACTTTCATCAGACATTTCACGTCAGAACCATTTGCAAACGTGATCTTAGCTAAGAGATTAGAATGTTAATCTTCATTTTCCAAACAATCAACCAACATTGTGAATAAGGTAAGGAAAACTCACGGTGCTGCCAGGTGTTGCCGGCAAGGCTCTCAGTCTTCTTAGCAGCTTCAGCAACCCTCTTCCCCCATCTCCCAAGCGCTCCTTTCACAGACTCCATCGTATCTGATGATCCAATTCATATCACAATAgtgaacacacacacacacatctcATAAAAACATTAAGCCCACTCAATACTCTCTTTCTACCTTTCAACGAAGCATCCGACGTCTCAGCCGGAGAACGAGCGATATACGGGTTAGATCCGGCCGGGTACGACGAGGCGGAGGACTTCTGATCCGGTTCCTGAGACCCGGAAACCAGCTCGGGGCTCCAATGCACCGATTTCTTCGATCCAGACGACGTTCTCGCCGGCGGCTGCGCTTCCCCTTGCGCCGCTGCTGGATCGATCCCTTTCGTCTCGATTTCGACCTCGGACAAGGCGATCTCGGTGTTCGCGTCCTCGCCGCCTCccttcttcttcgtcgtcgGTCCTTGATCCGCGGCTTTCGGATCGACGCTCGAGGAGGAGGGATGAGGATTCTGATCCTTGACAGTCTTCGCATCGGAATCTACCTTCGCCGGCTCCATCGTATCAGTAAAAAATGGTAGGGAGGCGCGTGAGGTTATCggagttttgaatttttttgggCAAGGATGGTATCGTTGCCTTCTtcgccttttttttttttttgtctctctctctctctcggtgaaaataaataaatatgtaaatatatttttattttattttttaattgagaGACGGGATTACCGGGGAGATAGGTGACGAACCGTAAGAAGTGACTGCCATTTTTACTCGGTAATAAGGACAAATTTCTTACCGGCTTCTAACCGGTGTCGGGATTTCATTTCCTACTCTTACGTTATATGTGATCATCATTCTATGATTATTCGTTGATTATTTTGTGCACGTAACTAAAAGTTAGGCGATAGCGTCAGACAGAATATATAAAGGTTGCAATTACAACAGATTGTATGCATGGTGTAAGTTTGAAATCTTAATCATGTTTATGTTGGTTAGACAAGAGTTGGTCTAGAATTAGTATAAAGACCACAAACCCTGATAAAAAAGCCTGAAATTAATGTATGCTGCAAGGAGGATTCAAAACTTATATTCTCCGTAAAGTATATGCTGCCATTTAAACACTAGAATAAAGgtagttttcttaaaaatgtggctatttttatttcttataaaatgGCAACCGGAAATCCATATTTCACCCGCTTTGGACCAACCAACATATTTTCTCGGAAAACCTGTAATTACTTCTGCTACGAAAGACCGGCTCTGGTTCGATATATTGTTAAGTTAACTACTAGAAAAGCTTCATAGTATCATCACACTATACTACATATATCAAGACACTTAGAAAAGTTAGGTAAACAGTCTTCAATCATCTTCCACGAATTTCTCAATGATAAAACTCCTCATTTAAATTGCATAGCCAACCAAGAGTTTTCCTTTCATTATACACAGCAATTCTTAATCACCACTAGGGATCTTATATATGTCCTGCGAAAATCGATCTTGGGCAGCTAGTAGATGTTTGGTGCTAGGGttgttagtatttttatattcaCTCTTAATTAAAGCTACGATTTAAACATTTGGTGTTGGagtgaaaataaacaaaactttttggacttgaaaaaatcagaaaaattgTGAAACTTCAGAAAAACTAGGAAGATAGACCTACCAATGCCTCGACCAAACTAGTTTTATAAACCACATTGgttgaaatatttttggtataaatatatgataagGTCAGCGCAGCTTTCAAGACAAAATATATTACGAAGATACGTTGATACAATGCATATAAGTTCAAAGAGATATGTTGTGGGGGTGCATGAGGCGGAGAATAGTCGGGGCTCTTTTTTTTGGTGGCACTGCGTGCTGAATCAACTGGTTTCAGGGGCAAAGTCTAGGGCTGTCTACTAACTGCCGTTCATAAGGCCGTGTTGTTTGTCTTTGTGTTCTTATGTGTAGGTTTGATGGTGAGCTGAAACTCTTAGGGGCTTCTCTTGCCGAATAAAACTCGGTCTTTGTCTTTGGGGGTGGGTTTGGTCTCTGATTTGGTTGTATGTCCGTGTTAAATGCATGTTAAGAGGGCTTTCACGAGCTGTTCTTGGTTGTGCCCAATATCTATAAGAGCAGATCACCGAGCCAGTCAACTCTACTTGATTATGTCTATCGTTTTCCCTGCAAATCTTCTTTTTATGACAAACGTTTAGTTCCGATTAGGATATGTTCTCCGGCTAGCTGCTTGCTGATAGTGTCGGTTTCTTCGTTACTtagatttgaattttgtttagttttacaTTTGTTTTATGTCTCTTGTAATCTAAGTGGTTCTGTAAAAAAATTGGAATGGTAATATATCTTAATAcgtttaccaaaaagaaaaaaatgctaAGGGTGTAGTGATATTTTTTTACTCATGTTAGGTAGGTTAGAATAAAAAAGTAACAAAGGTTTGAGTTTCAAGATATTATAGATGAGAATGCGCGTTGGTTGACTGTTTAGTTGTAAGTTTGTGTAATGTTGTAACAATTATGTAAATCAATTGGCTGGTTCTGAGATGTAACGGACTCTAGGCAACATTTTAAAGATTTCAGctaaatttgtttttgataaaCCGGAGGtcttacaatttttattattatataaaaatatataatgatatttattaatattaaaaatataaaaaaatgtagaatagcatttattttgaaacaataaaaatattagaatgacatttataatgaaacagagggaatatatTACAAAGATTATCCGAATACCTCTTCTAACATAAACGATTATAATAATTCCATAAAATAGTTATTAGTTGAAAATTTAAGTACTAGTTAACTACTCTCTCCATTTTTAATTAATccaagttttagaaaaaaaattgttttaaaaaaatgtattttttatcttttcaatgcaatttttaatagataataatgataaattgttgatttaaaaaaaattatatttactaaattttgattggttaaaaattatggGAAAATGTTAATCacaaaaaactatacatttaatattatgatttaatgcattttattaataagtgtgcaaaatccaaaatatagattaatttgaaacagagagagtaatattttcagataacatAGAGTTGATTATTTACTCGTCCCACGTCACATGTACATGAAACATTGGTAAAACTCTAAGCTGGCATTATAACGCGGTTAAGCAAAAAAGCAAAATACACTCAGTCAACGAGACATAATAAGAAACTatatcttgacccgtgcgaccgcacatatattaattttcacttttaatttttatttatttatactaaatagtatatttataatatttgatcgttttatattgactaagctagagatatgtatttgggtatccactcgaattcggttaaaatttattcgggtttgagatttttgagttaaagattctagctctattcgggtatttataaattttgattccggtttgatttatatctttgcgggtttgataacctgtttaaattattttaaaattttcgaaatttatatattttaaatatctttaaatctaaaaaaatataacatgtaaatttgagtaatgtaagttaaagtatctaaattaaaaattaaaataaatttaacttgaatatttggatgaagaataaatatacatatattttaaatatttttggtgttttgattattgtttatctactttagatgtttacttttgactattttttatatttcaaatcaacttaaaatagcttatatcttggatattaactcgaaaatagctaacatattgaagtatataaatatgatttaaatacattcgaatatccgaaatatttcgttcgaataaggtttagttatggttctctagatactaAAATGgtaatccgtttggatattatctagtttcggttcaaatttggtaatattttttttcgttcagatttgttcaatgaagagttgatattataatttccatgaatcgtttgtccaataaaaatcgTTTGTCtattaaacacattaatcaaagtgaaaaatgtatttttttgaatttgacattgatttaatcgagaagttaatgaagtgtatttaattcaaatttaattttagaaaacacattaatgtaagtggaaaagacaacattaaaataggaagcattatttaattgtgtatttaattcaaatttaattttggaaaacacattaatcaaagtggaaaagacaacattaaaatatgaagtattatttaatgtcagtggcatgaaagtgtaaataacacttaAAATTAAAgggtattctatatgtgtacttctcttttaataatatagataactAATAACCAATCTAAACACCACACGCGGGGCACAATAGTGGATGCTAGACTAATCACCATACAGATAAGCACGTGGCAGAGCTCTGTGCATCGGTTTGGTGCTCTTCCATGTAGATGATTCTTCAAGGAAACTTCAGAAATCTAAACACGCCAagtcaaaagaagaagaaaacataaataataaaagaaaaacacgcAGTGATTTTCAAACCGCCATTGTCAAGCTAAGCCATGTTGAATTAATGTATGCGGTTTTGAATGATTAGTGTCACAAAGTcacaacaataaataaataattagtccTAACCATCGTATATATATAGAACCTCTCTGCTCTCATTGTTCCACACCATCAAACAAAGAACAAGAGCTTAAACATAAAACACAGTTTCAATTTTCAGAGAGAATCAATCTAAAGATGACTCCCAAGGCATTACAAGTAGTGATCTTTCTTGGTTTCTTGGCCACTTCATGTCTCTCTCAAGCTCCAGCGCCGGCACCAACCACCACCGTTTCTCCACCGACGTCACTTCCTCCAATGACAGCACAAACACCTTCTCCGGTTGCTTCACCGCCGGTTCCAGTTAACGAGCCAACTCCTGCTCCGACCACTTCTCCAACCACCGCTCCAACCACATCTCCTGTTGCATCTCCTCCTCAAATCGATGCTCCAGCTTCTGGTCCTTCCGCTGGATTAACTCCCACTTCTGCTCCGGCTCCCGGACCAGACACCGTAGCTGATGCGCCTGGAAGCGCCGCATGGGCTAACCAAGCATTCCTCATGGGAACATTTGTTGCCGGAGCATTATACGCTGTCATTTTGGCTTAGAGATCTTTTGAGTTCGGTGGATGCCTTGTTCCTCTGCTTTTCGATTActgttttattaattacttcTTTCGTTATTATctgtgattttttattattatttgtataatTCTTATTGTCATGAGTatggacatatatatatatatcattattcatttttatataaactaaaagtatTCTTTCAAATGACTTTTGAATTGTGTTTTCAATAACAAGATGGTAAGGCTATCAGCAACATTTACAAGCTCTTCTAAATTTCTTAAGAAATATTTTGACACAATCAACCAAAGATTTGCTCATGCCACAAAATATAAGTAATCAaaaagtatacatatatttcaGAATCGAATCTTTTAAAGTAAATGGACATTTTGTACGTAGAAGGATAATGCGAGACATCTAAATCAATCTCGTTTTAGATCAACTTGTTgatgcaaaaataaataaaaaacacaggAAGCCTCACAGGATATTTCACAAAAGCTCACATCACAAAAATGCTAATTTGGAACTCAATCCGACTTGGAAACTTAAGCATATTGttgaaaaaagaaatgaaattatgaaaaattaaatgaaaatatgatATGAACAGAAAATCAAAAAGTTAATATCACAAAAAATTTTAAAGCCACTGAGATTTATGGTTTATAAATAAAGGGTGATGGTATCCTAAGAGAAGTGGCTGTTATGAGTTTTATATCATTCtaaagagaaaataattagATTTCTTTGTAACGAGACTCAAAGATAAACTTTCAagattttatgttattttgacTCTTGAGAATCTTGTGAACAATAAGATTTTGTAAAAGAAATACttccaaattttttatttaggttTCTTATaagttattagaaaatatagttttttgtcaacttttatattataaaaaccCACCAGCTAAATCTGTtacaaatgaaatttaaaattaagcataaacataatttaaactAGATTCAGACCCGCGCAGATGCGCGGaattattcatatttataacgtatgttttaaattttatttttggttttatgatattttataacttCAGGGAAAATGTTATTGTTTTTTGAATAGAATAATTTACTTTTTGTGTGGTTTATCTTGTAATGTgtaatttttataacaaatttagGATTCGAGTGAAGTTAGGATTGTTGAGACTTTATGAGATTAAACAGTTTCTAAAATCTGTTTTActaatcatgtttttttttaataattttaatggtGGTTGTTAAAGCCactttctatttcttttttttattaattcgtCTGAAATTTCATTTAGGTGGTTTTGagaataaaaattgattttttctttattttaatataaaaatacatttttactcTCCCACAAGAACTAAAATACTTAttctagtttatattaatttttcataaatttatttgttattttgagatccatattatatcattttaattttcacatatatatatatattatatattttctttattatttcctaattttctatttattgtGAAAAATGTTATTAACTgttcttataatttttattattaatttcatctttatatttaaaataatattttatcattttaaccACCAAAATTCTTTACAGCCAAGATATAAAACAACCAGCTAAAATAAAGTCCTTCCCACTCAAACACTTAATTGAATAAAGTATATTAGttagacaaaaatatatatatacatttttattgttataaaCTATAAATGTACCTTTTTGAAATTGTGGATTTGATAAAAGTGTTccgtaaatatttttaaatgaagagtTTCTATATCCAAtaactatttaattaatatattgtattaaattattaaatatagcCATTATCACGTGAAAGattttgatattgttttgaTTATGGGTAATTATATAGTCATTATATTTAGGATATTGTTAGCTTAAGGAATCCTAAAAGAATGGggaatatttttcaatatagacatatctaaaatcatatttggttataaacaatatatttttgaaaggctccaaaatttaaatgacaactttcaacagtagataaaaattaggactctattttaatatattagatccATCCCAAAATCCAAAACTCTAAAGATAAAATTCACCTCTGCTTTTAAAGATCTTCACCATCCCCGCAAAATGTTAAAACACCAAGAAGCTTCAATCGATTTGAAATCAGTCATCATTGAAATAATTGCTGTAAGCAAGCTTCAACTCTAATTAATCTGAACCAAATGATGAAGACAAACATGCAAAATTTGAGTTTTTATCTCATAAGAACACTTCGCTGAATCATCTAATAGTGAAGATTAACTTTCTCAGTAGAATATAGATCAATGATGACCAGCAGTATAGAAATTCAGTTCTCAGAAGTAGATGGAATATGATGAGATGTGTAAAAAAAGAGGaagttttaaactttaaaattttattctatCGCAC is a genomic window containing:
- the LOC108811965 gene encoding GLABRA2 expression modulator; the encoded protein is MEPAKVDSDAKTVKDQNPHPSSSSVDPKAADQGPTTKKKGGGEDANTEIALSEVEIETKGIDPAAAQGEAQPPARTSSGSKKSVHWSPELVSGSQEPDQKSSASSYPAGSNPYIARSPAETSDASLKDTMESVKGALGRWGKRVAEAAKKTESLAGNTWQHLRTAPSFADAAMGRIAQSTKVLAEGGYEKIFRQTFETVPEEQLLNSFACYLSTSAGPVMGVLYISSAKLAYCSDNPLSYKNGGQTEWSYYKVVIPLHQLKAVNPSTSIVNPAEKYIQVISVDNHEFWFMGFLNYEGAVTSLQEALQAGGGLRSV
- the LOC130497041 gene encoding classical arabinogalactan protein 2-like translates to MTPKALQVVIFLGFLATSCLSQAPAPAPTTTVSPPTSLPPMTAQTPSPVASPPVPVNEPTPAPTTSPTTAPTTSPVASPPQIDAPASGPSAGLTPTSAPAPGPDTVADAPGSAAWANQAFLMGTFVAGALYAVILA